In Shewanella psychrotolerans, the genomic stretch GCCACTCGGATCAATCTAACATGCTGTAGGGGCGAGTGATCGCCTCTTTCACATCAACCATTGAAAATACCTTAGAAAATCGTCCGAAAGCTTGTCCTTGAAAATAGAGCTCGACCACGGGTAGTGCAAACACGTTATGGTTTGCTGCAATATCGGGTTGGGTTATGCAATCGATGTAGATAAATTTCATTTTGGGAAAGTGATCGTTCAGCATTGTCGTCAAGCGTGGTTTTATACCTTGGCAAACCCCACAGCTTGGTGCACCAAACAAGATCATTACAGCTTGGCGTTGGTTTAGTATTTGCTGTAACTCGTGTGATGAGTCGTTTGGGGTTAGGTTGTGCATTGAGCATTCACCAATCCATCGTTAGTTGTTCATTACCACATGCCTCTAAAGAGGTATTTTTATTTTAATATCATCACTATACAACCTAAATAGTGGTTAATTTTGTCAGTCTGGTTCACACTTCTTCAGATACTTTCTTTTAACTATTGTCGAAGCAGATTCTGCTGGTTATTATAGATGATATTAAAGCTGTATTTCATATGCTTGTTATTGGTTGGCGGAGCAAGATAAATGTTAAATATTGATGACCCTAGAGAAGTTGAAAAGACGCCTGCAATTTGGCGTTTAGGCTTTCGACCATTTTTTCTCGGGGGCGCTTGTGTCGCCATGCTCTATATCCCCTTATGGATCATAAGTTGGTTTCTGCCGCAATATAGCCTTTTTCAAGATCAGTTTTGGGTGAAAGTCATCCCTTTATGGTGGCATCCACACGAGATGTTGTTCGGTTTTGCGTTGGCCATCGTATGTGGCTTCTTACTGACAGCTGTGCAAACTTGGACCAATCAACCGAGTTTAAAAGGCTGGCCTCTGGCGGTAACTTTTGGGTGTTGGTTAATGGCACGCGTGTTATTGCTGATGCCATTTGAATTGCCAATCTGGCTGCCTGCCTTGTTTGATTCGCTATTTTTGATGATTTCGGCCTTTACCCTCTGGCGCTGTATTTTTAAGGTCAAGCAGTGGAATAACATTGGCTTTCCGATAATGTTGATATTGGCGACCGGTATTAATTTGCTTAGCTATTATGCGCTTAGTGAGCGTAACTTTACCTTAAGCCAGCATATTTGGCAGGGGATGCTGTGGTGGCTTGGGCTCATCATCACCATTGTCGGTGGTCGGGTTATTCCCTTCTTTACCGCAATGCGGATTAAGCAGACTAAACCTGATCCTATTAAAGTGGTTGAGATTAGCCTGATCTTGTTGATGCTGGTATTTGTGTTTCAAGGGATAACCAAGTTTTTACCCGCTGACATAGAACAAGGCTTACTGGCTGCGGCTGCTCTGCTCCATCTTATCCGTTGGTCACGCTGGTATCCCCATAAAACCTTAGGTGAGCCTTTGCTATGGTCACTGCACAGTGCCTATTTATGTTTACCTATTACCTTAGCTGCGCTTGCATGGAATATTCATGATGAAAATGCCTATCGTCAACTATTGCATCTGTTTGCTATCGGCACGTTAGCGGCCATCTGTTTGTCGATGATTTCTAGGGTATCACTTGGCCATACCAGCCGAAACATTTATCAAGGTCCTAATATGAGCATCGCCTTTGTTGCCTTGATACTTGCGGCTGTGCTTCGAGCGGTCATGCCACTGTTATGGCCCCAATATTCACAGTTTTGGCTCTGGGCAGCGGCAAGCTGCTGGACCTTAGCCTTTGGTTTATTTGTTTGGTGGTATGCGCCTATTTTGACAAAACCTAGAGTCGATGGCCGACCAGGTTGATTAACATTGTGAGTTGCGAGTTCACTATACTGTTTACATTTGGAAAGATAACCAGGAGAACGAATCGATTTATGTTTACTGATTTTAAGCCGTTTGCGATGGCGATATTCGCCATACTGCTACCTGTAACCAATTGTTTTGCTGGCGACGATGTTGCTAGCCCTGAGGTGATGAAGGCGAAATTCCCCAATCAATATGCGAGCTGGCTGGCAACCTCCAAGCAGCAGGAACGTAGTGACATGCTCGCCAATTACCCTGCCGCGATTATTTTATGGGCGGGCTCAGCTTATGCCAAAGAGTACCATAGTCCTCGAGGTCACCATTTTGCTGTCGCCGATGTCAGTCATACGCTACGAACTGGTGTAGCACCAGCCGAGGGGCAGAAAGGATTATCTGCAAGTTGCTGGACGTGTAAGTCGCCCGATGTGCCACGGTTAATCGATGAATTAGGCGTTGAAGGGTTTTCGGCAAAGAACTTTACCGATCTTGGCACAGAAATGAACAGCGTTGTTTATTGCACCGATTGTCATGTTAAAGGTTCAGCTAAGCTGGCTTTACCTCGTCCCCATGCTCAAGATGCTATGAGTAAGGTGCATCTGCCATTCGAAAAGCAAGACAGTAATATGCAAGGTTCACAAGTGTGCGGTCAGTGTCATGTGACCTATTATTTTCAGCCTGAGCGTAGTAATAAGGTCAATATTCCGTGGATCTTTGGCAGTACAGCGGATTTGATCGAGAAGTATTACGATACTCGTCGTTTCTATGAATGGATCCATCCTATCTCTAAGACGCCAATCTTAAAGGCGCGTCATCCTGAGTTTGAACATTGGAGCCGTAGTGAGCATGCTAAAGTAGGTGTAAGCTGTATTAGCTGCCATATGCCTCAATCGTCTGATAGTAAGGGAAAAACATTTACTAACCATCAGGTAAGTAAGGCATTACCTAACTATGATACGGTTTGCCAAGACTGTCATACAGACAAGCAAGCGTTATTGACCAAGCTGGAAACAGGGAAAGCACAGATTGACGCTAAAGCCCGAGAAGTTGAGCTGCTTTTGGTTAAAGCTCACTATGAAGCGGGTGCCGCCTGGGATGCAGGGGCGAGTTGGCCGATCATGAACGATGCCATTATGGCAATTCGTCATGCTCAGTGGCGTTGGGACTTTGCTATGTCATCACACGGTTTATATGCTCATAATCCACAAGAGGGCAATGAACTACTCGATACCGCTATTGAGCAGGCAAGCTACGCACGAACAGCCTTGGCTGAAGTACTAAGCATGCTAGAGGTCAAGCAAGTTAGTTATCCAGATATATCAACTAAAGAGAGTGCTCAGAAAGCGGTTGGTATAGAATTAGACAAATTGACCGAAAAGAAGCAAGCGTTTATCAAAGATGAAATTGACAAACATTGGCCTGAGGTGAGTCAGCACGGTTATTAAGGCTATTGGGAGCATCATTAACGACAATAACACCGGCCGCAAGGCTGGTGTTATTGTTTTTACTCATGTGGACAATGGGGCCTAAAGGAGATTCAACAAGGCATGGTATTAGCCTTAGATTTGATTAGATCAACTCTTTAAATCAGAAATGAGGTGCCATTGACGTCGTCCCATTTCTAATAGTACGCCAACGGCAAGTCCTGCCGCCGTGTTGATAAATAAACACATCGCTGCAGTGGACAGGATGACAAAAATACAAAAAGGCTTACCGTCGATAAAACGTTTCGACCATGCTAATTGCACTCCGGCAATAGCAAGTAAGCTGCCGAGTATCGCTAACGGTATAAGTGATAATAGACTAGCAATACCTTCTCCCCAAAATACGGCGATTAATACACAGCTTGAGCCAAATAACGTTGGCGCAATCCATGTGCGCGCGCCGAAGTGATGCTGCACCGCAAGTCCTCCTGCACCGTGACACATGGCCGTTGCCCCTAAGGGCGCAAGTAATAGATTTGCCCAGCCTGAGCTTGTAGCCAAACGCTTTGGACTGAAGCGTTCTTTATCCACAAAACTGTCTTGTGGGAACTTGTCTTTGGCCATCGCTGAGGTTGCGATGACGGCGTTAGTTAAGGTGAGTGCAAGTTGCGGTAGTACTAATAGCACTGCTGCCGAGCTCCACTCTTCTAACGCTGGCCAGCCAAGGTGCCACTCGCTGCTGGCCGATAGGTCAAAGCTAGGGGCGAGGCCGCTAGTGGATTGCCAAAGGATACCGAGTATCAATACCAGTGGCATCGCCAGGTAAGGCAAAGGTAGAAAGCGGCTAACAAATAGGGCACTGAAGGCGGTGAGGCCTATTAACCACATGTCGCTAATCATTTGACCGCCCATCCAGATCAGTTGTAACCCGATCGCAAGTTGTATACCTATGCTAATGGCCGGAGAGAGCTGTTTGGCCATCCAGGTGATAGCGCCACTGTAGGCGAGGATAAGTAAAATTATTCCCATCATCATGCCGCTTGCCTGCAACATGCCGGGGGTTAATCCTTGGGCAATCACCAGTGCGGCAATCACCTTCATGGGTTGTACCGGAATGGGTCTGCGGTAGAAGTAGGCGGTAAAGAGCGCGAAGATGCCAAACCCCATGAAGATCCCTTGGGGAGAAAAATGGTTAATAGCGATAAGCCCGAGTACGAGGGGCAGGAAGGTGCCCAAGTCGGCAAAGGCGCCGCTGAATTCTCCAGAATATTTGTTAAGGGTGTCGATGGGTGTTGTCTTACATCTCATAAAGCTTGCCGTGGGAAATCGTCAATGACGGTAATACAATTTTAATGCCACATTTTTGTGAGTTTATTGGGCAAATAGGACGTCTGTGGGCCTGTTTGATCCCATCAATTGAGACAAGTTGTCACATTGGTGGCTCTAAGTGGGTCAAGAGGTCTAACATTGGCGATGACTAATGTTCGGGTCGTCCAAAGAGTTCGAACACTTTCTCTATAACTGCAATGGCTGCATAACAAAAAATGGCTGAGTAACAAGGCTATCTGTATGGTAGGGGCTGTACCATATGAAATCATTGTTACTCATAACCATTGATTGCAATAGTGATGTTTTATTGGCGATAAAACTAGCTCCATCGGTTGCAGATAGAGCTATCAATATGATGCTATTTCGCGTGTTTAGGGCCTTGCTTATTCTTCATTGGATCGCCTTGGTAGCCAAGAGCATTCCAATCCAACCGAGTGCCCTTGTTGTGGCAGTCGTTACACTTAAGTGCTTGGTCTTTTGGCGAAACCATGTGGTTGATGCGCCACCACATCTCGGTTTCGGCAAAGCCATGTTCGCCGCTATATTTGATCCCTTTTTCTGCTAACGCTTGGTTAGCCTCCATACCTAACTTCGCGGCTTTATCCCAGTCGAAGTCTTTCCAGTAGCCACCTTTGCCATAAACCTTCGCCGTGACAAAGATATTCTGTTTCTTGTCATAGATCTGCTTACCTCTATGAACCTTGAACGGATAGATTTTCGCTGTGGTATCGGCTATATCGCCTAATGGGTAGGTTAGTTTAGTGACCTTTGTGGGATCCATCTTATCACCCGCCATGTAAGCGTCTGCTTTACCGTTATACCAAGCGTATTCAGGTTGCACCATCTTCTTCCATACGAAACTACCTTTCTTCTTCATGAAGGTATGCTTGCCGTATTCATCGACTGTTTCTGGTTGATCGCTGCCTGCAGTAGACCAGTCCCAGTACATCTTAGTGGGTTCATTGCGGGCAAAGAATGGGATGTGACAGGTTTGACAAGCGACACTAGCCGTATGGGTATTAAGGCGTTTGTTGCTATGAGGTGCGCTATCGTGACAGCTTTCACAGCCGATATCGTTAGTGCCGCCAGGCGAGACACCCATGGCATTACCTGTGATTTGGTGCTGCGCGGTAGTATGACAAGTTTGGCATTGGAAATCGTTGCCATCACTGTCCATATGCACATCTGTTGCCTTGTCGGGGTAGGCCATCGAAGAGTCTAAGTCACCATGTTTAACTGCATCTCCGCCACCGCCGTAGAAGTGACAGGTTCCGCAGTTATCGCGAACAGGGCTCCCTACATTTTGTGCGACGCGTTCAAGATTGACCTTAGAAGCCGCTTCACCAGCGCCTGCGGGGTCTTTTACATAAGTCCCTGTGGTGTCATGACATACCAAGCAATCGACTTTTGTCATGTCGGTAAAATCGAAGCTGTTATCTTTCCAGCCGTAGCCAGCATGACAACTGGTACATCTTGGTTCGTTGCCTGAGATCGAGGTACAGAAGTTATTGATGGCGTTTTTCTTACCACGTTTAACGGTGCGACCAGGCAGTTCCTGTTCTAACTCCCATGTCCAGTGCGAAGACTTCATAAACTCTTTTGCGTGATCCTCATGGCACTCGATACATTGTTCGGTGACTTGGGATCCTTGAGTAAATGGTCCTTGAATGGCTTCTTTATGTGGATTTTCAGCCGCAGCGTTAAAGGTGGTGAGTTCCATTACGCCTGCGGTGATAATCGAAGCTAAATAAAGCGTATGTTTCATCGAATCATCCCTACCCTCCGACCTAAAGCCGGAGGGAGTAAAAGGTTTAGAAATTGACAACTAATGAGGCGTTAACGTCATATGCTGTGTCGACTGCTGGTAGCATTGAGAATGCAGTACCAGCGATCACATCATCAATTTTCTGTGGCGCGCCAACAGGGGTGCCACTCCCTGTGTATTCATAGTCGTAATAGAGACCAGCAAGCTTGATGAACATGCGTGGATTGATATCGAACATGTAGTAGGCTTCAGCAACGTGACCTCGGGTGGCTAACTTGCTACCAATAGGATCATCCTGGGCTTGAGTGAATGGAGTCCAGTATTTAGAGCCATAGTTATATTCGAGACCAAATTTACCGTAAGGAACAGTAAGTTGAATACCGACGTAGACGCCGTAGCCATCTTTAGCATCATCTGAGTCCGCAGCGCTTGGCATCATAATGATTTCGCTACCATCGGCATTAAGCTGTGCTTCAAATACGGCATCGCTTAACATGCCACCGAACATACCAGCATTGCCGTTACCTTCGGCGCGAGTCCAACCTAGAGAGGCAAATACTTTCATGTCCTCATCGCTTTCATAGGCATACCCGATACCACCTAAGTACATGTCACCGATGACACCGCTGGGTTGCACTCGGGTTTCGAAGTTGAAGTTAGAAAACTTCTGCATATCTTGGTACATGGTTGGTGCAAAAATGCCCGCTAACTGAGTGGGGAAGGCCATGGTGCCTTTAAAACCGTCGTTAATATCTTTGGCGCCAAACAGGGTAAATTGCAGGAAGTGGTTACCGTCGTTGATGGCATCGATATTGAAGCCGCCAAGATGAGTATCTTTGGTGACTATATCGCCAAACATCTCGCCGTTCCCCCACTGTGATTCGAAACCTTGACCGTAGCAAAAGCGTACTATCTGGCCATCGATACCGGTAATTTCACTGAGGTTATAGCCTAAGGTCAAACCATCAAAGTTAAAGTTAACTAAGTGGCCTGACGGTGTGCCACCACGTTTTTCATTTTCACGGTAGTGAGATGGAGGACCGTAGGTCGAAGGTCTGCGGCCTATCGATAGGAAAGTATTCGAGCCGCCGATATCTTTCCAATTGAAATAAGCGCGCTCCACTCTGAGCCAGTCACCGCTGGTGTTACCGCTGCTGGTGCCATCCATAGTGAATGAGCGCCATGAATCGAATACTTGGGTGCCTGTTGAGTCGCCCCAGTTTTTATACATGCTTAGGCGACCAGCGAAGCTAACATTATCCCAGACCTTGGCTTTTAGATTCAGGCGTAAACGGGTGGTGTAGAAAATATCGTTGTTAATATCTTGGGTGGTCTTTGGTGCGAGCACATAAGGCATAACACCTTGTAGCAGGCCGTTTTGGAAAGCCATTGCAAGATCTGGGTTGGCGCTGAGCATCTGTCCTAGTGGTGAGCTAGGGTCATTAGGCATACCAAAGGCACCAGACATGGCTTTTTGACCAAAATCATTAAAGTCTACCTTGATAGCAGGATTCCAGGTGACATTTTGGTAATGCAATGAATGGGCCTTGGTACGAAAATCTCCAGTGATTTCAATTCTATCTAACGAAGTATGACGCTCATTTTTATCCACACGGCTGTTAATATCGTCAATTTCTCGTGCTAGTTCTGCTAGCTGCTGTTTTAGGTCTGCGAGCTTTTGTTGTTCTTGGTCAGCACTGTAGGCGCTGCCTGAAAAAGCTAATGCATTGGCTATTAATATTGATAGTAGAGTACGCATGTGATCTCTCCCGTTGCGTAAAGATGCAGTAAGTTGGCCGCTTTTTTTTAACCGCAAGTTTGAGGCTGATCAGAGTCCGCCGCATGGTCATAAAGGAACTGTTGAATATCTAAACGGTCCTTTTCTGAAAGGTTTTCAAATACGTCCGGTTTTACTTTGTGCATATCACGTTGGAAGAAGCGGTCCCACTGACTCATCGTTTTACTCATCGGGGTTAATTCACCTGCAGCATCACCTTTGCTATGGCAGGCTTTACACTCTTTTTTGTAGAGATGTTTGCCCTTTTTAGGGTTACCGCCATCTACGGCGTAGGCTTGTCCGCCGATTGACAGGGTTAACATTAAGCAAGTCGCAATTTTTACTAGGTTCTTCATCATCTATTTCCTTAATCACTACTGCGAGTGATTTATTGACATGAAACAAAATGTTTGCTTCTTGTTTTAAAATTTAGCAAAAGAGATTGGATGTTAATTTGATGTTGATCACTTTAATTAAAATAATCTAATTGATAAAAATATCATCAATAAAAATCTAATGATTGTTATTTAACTTATTGTTATTTAATGATTTAGTTTTATGGTTTTATGCGGTTTGAAATTTGCGTGGCCAGTTTTTTGATGATTTATGTCACATATCATTATTTTAACGATGTCTAAATAAGCTTGGTTAACAGGTGGTTTTGAGTTTTGAAGGAGACTGTTAAGTTATGTTGTTGCGAAAATGTGGGTGGGTGAAATTGCTTTGAATACTCGTTTTATTTGGGGTGACAATATCATAGACAGTGCTACAGCAATTAGGGTAAAGATGTGATCGCTCAGCGACCATTTAGCACGAAAGGTTAGGGCTGATGAGGTTCAATATATTAATTATGTTGTAGGGCATAAATCGTCCACAATATGCTGATGATGAACTATCTTTAAAATCGAGCGGCAGGAGAATCAAAATAAAAAAATTAGGGTGAATGGAATGAAGTTCCTTAATACGGTATTTACCATGGTGTTGGGAGGTTTGTCTGTATCGGCATTCGCTGGTCAACAATATTATGAAGCACGCAGTGATGCGATGGGAGGTGCCAGTGTTGCTTCTTCTCATCGTGAGGGGGCCGCCTTTATCAATCCAGCATTATTAGCTGTGCATGCGCCAAAATATTCTGGCGGATTGGTGATGCTACCTGCGTTGGGAGCCGATGCCGCCAATGTAGATAACCTAAGCGATCAATTTGATGCGCTTCAGCTGTCCTATGATGGATTAGAAAGCGCTATTGATGCAGCCGATGCGGCAGGAGTTGAGAGTTATAAAATGGCGCTAATCGGTGATTTACAATCTTTAGAAGATGAAAGTGCTTATGTTAGCGCAGGGCTCGGTTTCTCTGTGGTATTGCCCACTAAGCGCATGCCAATGGCAGTATTCTATAAAACGTATATTGATGCGGTGAGTGTCGCTGCGATAGAGCAAAGTGATTTAGATTTGTTGGAAAATATCGATCCCAATAGTCCTCCCGCCTTGACTGATCTGGATTCCCAGGGGGCCGTTATCGCTGGTGCAGTTTCAGATTTAGGGGTTGCACTTAGCTTTCCTCTATCCATAGTTAACATGCCGATAGCTGTCGGAATATCGCCTAAGTTACAACGTATTGATACATACAATTATGTCATTAGTGCTAATGATTTCGATGCGGGTGATTTCGATGATAAAAAATATCGTAACAAGGAGACCGCGATTAACTTAGATGTCGGTGTCGCAATGCAGCCCTTAGAAGGAATGGTTGTTGGTTTGTCTGGTCGTAATTTGATCAGCCAGAAAGTGGATACTGTCGAGTCACTGGGGCGTCAATTTACTTATCGAGTTGAGGCGCTTTATACCGCAGGGGTTTCTTATGGGTGGAATAGATTTAGCGTAACGACAGATATAGATCTCAATAAAAATAAGCGCTTTGATGAGATCGATAGCACCCAGTACTGGCGTGTTGGCGGTGAAATAAAAGCAACCGATTGGTTTGCCTTACGTTTAGGATATCGTCATGACCTTGAGGATTCGACCGCTGACATCTATTCCATTGGCACGGGATTTACCGTTGGCCGTTCATTCAATTTCGACTTAACCGGCATGATGGGTAGCGATGATGTTATTGGCGGTGTGCTTCAAACGTCTTATCATTTTTAAGTTTGATAATTAAAAACGATAAAAGCTGAGGCAAGTGATTGTCTCAGCTTTTTTGATATTAGTTTGACGATAACATATTATAAATTAATTGCTTATCTCCAAAATGGACTTAGTTGCTAAGATGATTGCGCTGAGACTACAAAGACAGAGTGTCATGATCCGTGTTTTATGTTTATCTACTCGCCCAATGAGTCGATTCGCCAGCAAATACCCTAAGATAACCGATGGTAATAGCAGTAACGAAATATAAAAGTGGTGTAATGTCAGCAGGCCACTGAAGCCTAAAATGATGAGCGCTATAGTTGAGCTGAAAATAAAAAATGCCGACAGTGCTGCTCGGAACTGTTTGGCGTCTTTTCCTGACAGTAAGATCGCTAATGGTGGCCCGCCAATGGCGGCAATATTACCAAAAATACCAGACAATATACCTGCTGCAAATAAGCTAGTTCGCGTGATAGGAAGAGATAATTTAAGTAAACTTAGCAATACTGCCAGTGCCACAATAATTGCTATGGCTAAACCTAATATGGGTTGTGGTGCCCATAGCAATAGCGAAGCACCTAATATACCCCCTGGAATTCGTCCAATTAGCGCATATTGCAGACCGTTAAACTCAAGTGAGCCTCGTTCTCTAAAAAGTGTTAACAGTGAGATGGAAAATCCCATCAAAATTACTGGAGCAGGAACCAGACTAGGATCGACAAGGTAAAGCAGTGGCGAGGCGACAACGGCTAAGCCAAAACCGATAAGACTTTGAGTTAACGCACCTATGAATATAATCAATGAGGCGAGCACTAAGATCGTAGGATCGATGAACAAGTCAGCCACGGTTACTCCATTTGGCAGGTGGGATAGACAAAAAAGGGATCGCTAATGGATCCCTTTTTAGATGGCAATTTGGTGAGTAGAGCGTATTACTCTAGCTCTTCCCATTCGATACCCATCTCTGTCATTAACTTTTTTACTTCAGCTGGGATACTGTCAGGCTTGTCTTTTGACAAGTCATCGTCATGGGGAAGAGGTTGACCAGTGTAGGCATGTAAAAATGCCTCGCAGAGCAATTCGCTGTTGGTGGCATGGCGTAAGTTATTTACCTGACGACGTGTTCGCTCATCGGTTAATACCTTAAGTACTTTTAGAGGAATAGAAACAGTGATTTTTTTCACTTGCTCATTCTTCTTACCATGTTCAGCATATGGGCTGATATAATCGCCATTCCACTCAGTCATCGACTCACCTGTAAATTCTCAAATTCGGGGCAGATTTTATACCCTTACAAATTACAGTCAAATTATTGCCTTTAATTTTTGTGAATTGCAAATAGATTTCTAAATGTTTGGACGTCTAAACGTCTAAATATGTTGACGGTGACGAGTTGCTTAGGTACATTTAGACGTCCAGACATCTCTTTGTGATAGATGACTGTTAGCGTATCGATTTTAGGAGCAATAGATGACAGAGCGAAAACTAGCCACCGCAGCGGTTCGTACCGGTATTGAGTCGGATACTCAACATGGTGCTGTTGTACCTCCCATTTACCTGTCGACAAATTACGCTTTTGATGGTCATAACAATCCCCGCGACTTTGACTATAGCCGTTCGGGGAATCCGACTCGATCTATTTTGGGCGATGCGATAGCTGAATTAGAGAGAGGGGCAACAGGTGTGGTGACTTGCACCGGTATGGCAGCCATTACATTGGTAACTAGCTTGCTTGGGCCTGATGATCTGCTGATCGTGCCTCACGATTGTTATGGTGGTAGTTATCGTCTGTTTACCAATCTTGCAAAGAAAGGGGCTTTTAAGCTTATTGTCGTCGATCAAACCGATCCTAAAGCGTTAGAGGCAGCGATCGCTCAGCAGCCCAAAATGGTATGGCTAGAAACGCCTTCTAATCCACTGTTACGCGTGGTTGATATCGAAGCAATAGCGAACGCATGTCACGGTGTCGGTGCACTGGTTGTGGTCGATAACACCTTCTTATCTCCTATTTTGCAGCAACCTTTATTACTTGGCGCAGATATTGTTATTCATTCAACCACCAAATATATCAATGGTCACAGTGATGTGGTCGGCGGAGCGGTTGTCGCAAAAGATGCTGAGCTCGGCGAACTGCTGCATTGGTGGTCTAATACCTTAGGGTTAACTGGCTCAGCTTTTGATAGTTATCTGACTTTGCGTGGTTTACGTACCTTGCCAATAAGAATTCGCGAGCATCAAGCAAATGCACAGAAGGTACTGGCGCTGCTGACATCTCACCCTGCGGTTGACAAGGTATATTATCCAGGGCTTACAGAGCATCCTGGGCATGAGATTGCAGCAAAACAGCAAAGAGGCTTTGGCGCTATGCTCAGTTTTGAATTAAAAGGTGGAGAATCAGAGCTTATTGCGTTTTTAGATCAGTTAAAATACTTTTCAGTGGCCGAAAGTCTTGGTGGGGTAGAGAGCTTAGTTGCAGTTCCTGCTACCATGACCCACAGAGCGATGGACCCAGAAGCGCGCTTTGAAGCGGGAGTAAAAGATACTCTGATTC encodes the following:
- a CDS encoding putative sulfate/molybdate transporter — translated: MRCKTTPIDTLNKYSGEFSGAFADLGTFLPLVLGLIAINHFSPQGIFMGFGIFALFTAYFYRRPIPVQPMKVIAALVIAQGLTPGMLQASGMMMGIILLILAYSGAITWMAKQLSPAISIGIQLAIGLQLIWMGGQMISDMWLIGLTAFSALFVSRFLPLPYLAMPLVLILGILWQSTSGLAPSFDLSASSEWHLGWPALEEWSSAAVLLVLPQLALTLTNAVIATSAMAKDKFPQDSFVDKERFSPKRLATSSGWANLLLAPLGATAMCHGAGGLAVQHHFGARTWIAPTLFGSSCVLIAVFWGEGIASLLSLIPLAILGSLLAIAGVQLAWSKRFIDGKPFCIFVILSTAAMCLFINTAAGLAVGVLLEMGRRQWHLISDLKS
- a CDS encoding conjugal transfer protein TraF, which encodes MKFLNTVFTMVLGGLSVSAFAGQQYYEARSDAMGGASVASSHREGAAFINPALLAVHAPKYSGGLVMLPALGADAANVDNLSDQFDALQLSYDGLESAIDAADAAGVESYKMALIGDLQSLEDESAYVSAGLGFSVVLPTKRMPMAVFYKTYIDAVSVAAIEQSDLDLLENIDPNSPPALTDLDSQGAVIAGAVSDLGVALSFPLSIVNMPIAVGISPKLQRIDTYNYVISANDFDAGDFDDKKYRNKETAINLDVGVAMQPLEGMVVGLSGRNLISQKVDTVESLGRQFTYRVEALYTAGVSYGWNRFSVTTDIDLNKNKRFDEIDSTQYWRVGGEIKATDWFALRLGYRHDLEDSTADIYSIGTGFTVGRSFNFDLTGMMGSDDVIGGVLQTSYHF
- a CDS encoding thioredoxin family protein gives rise to the protein MHNLTPNDSSHELQQILNQRQAVMILFGAPSCGVCQGIKPRLTTMLNDHFPKMKFIYIDCITQPDIAANHNVFALPVVELYFQGQAFGRFSKVFSMVDVKEAITRPYSMLD
- a CDS encoding DUF3373 domain-containing protein, encoding MRTLLSILIANALAFSGSAYSADQEQQKLADLKQQLAELAREIDDINSRVDKNERHTSLDRIEITGDFRTKAHSLHYQNVTWNPAIKVDFNDFGQKAMSGAFGMPNDPSSPLGQMLSANPDLAMAFQNGLLQGVMPYVLAPKTTQDINNDIFYTTRLRLNLKAKVWDNVSFAGRLSMYKNWGDSTGTQVFDSWRSFTMDGTSSGNTSGDWLRVERAYFNWKDIGGSNTFLSIGRRPSTYGPPSHYRENEKRGGTPSGHLVNFNFDGLTLGYNLSEITGIDGQIVRFCYGQGFESQWGNGEMFGDIVTKDTHLGGFNIDAINDGNHFLQFTLFGAKDINDGFKGTMAFPTQLAGIFAPTMYQDMQKFSNFNFETRVQPSGVIGDMYLGGIGYAYESDEDMKVFASLGWTRAEGNGNAGMFGGMLSDAVFEAQLNADGSEIIMMPSAADSDDAKDGYGVYVGIQLTVPYGKFGLEYNYGSKYWTPFTQAQDDPIGSKLATRGHVAEAYYMFDINPRMFIKLAGLYYDYEYTGSGTPVGAPQKIDDVIAGTAFSMLPAVDTAYDVNASLVVNF
- a CDS encoding tetrathionate reductase family octaheme c-type cytochrome, which codes for MKHTLYLASIITAGVMELTTFNAAAENPHKEAIQGPFTQGSQVTEQCIECHEDHAKEFMKSSHWTWELEQELPGRTVKRGKKNAINNFCTSISGNEPRCTSCHAGYGWKDNSFDFTDMTKVDCLVCHDTTGTYVKDPAGAGEAASKVNLERVAQNVGSPVRDNCGTCHFYGGGGDAVKHGDLDSSMAYPDKATDVHMDSDGNDFQCQTCHTTAQHQITGNAMGVSPGGTNDIGCESCHDSAPHSNKRLNTHTASVACQTCHIPFFARNEPTKMYWDWSTAGSDQPETVDEYGKHTFMKKKGSFVWKKMVQPEYAWYNGKADAYMAGDKMDPTKVTKLTYPLGDIADTTAKIYPFKVHRGKQIYDKKQNIFVTAKVYGKGGYWKDFDWDKAAKLGMEANQALAEKGIKYSGEHGFAETEMWWRINHMVSPKDQALKCNDCHNKGTRLDWNALGYQGDPMKNKQGPKHAK
- a CDS encoding NnrS family protein gives rise to the protein MLNIDDPREVEKTPAIWRLGFRPFFLGGACVAMLYIPLWIISWFLPQYSLFQDQFWVKVIPLWWHPHEMLFGFALAIVCGFLLTAVQTWTNQPSLKGWPLAVTFGCWLMARVLLLMPFELPIWLPALFDSLFLMISAFTLWRCIFKVKQWNNIGFPIMLILATGINLLSYYALSERNFTLSQHIWQGMLWWLGLIITIVGGRVIPFFTAMRIKQTKPDPIKVVEISLILLMLVFVFQGITKFLPADIEQGLLAAAALLHLIRWSRWYPHKTLGEPLLWSLHSAYLCLPITLAALAWNIHDENAYRQLLHLFAIGTLAAICLSMISRVSLGHTSRNIYQGPNMSIAFVALILAAVLRAVMPLLWPQYSQFWLWAAASCWTLAFGLFVWWYAPILTKPRVDGRPG
- a CDS encoding ammonia-forming cytochrome c nitrite reductase subunit c552: MKAKFPNQYASWLATSKQQERSDMLANYPAAIILWAGSAYAKEYHSPRGHHFAVADVSHTLRTGVAPAEGQKGLSASCWTCKSPDVPRLIDELGVEGFSAKNFTDLGTEMNSVVYCTDCHVKGSAKLALPRPHAQDAMSKVHLPFEKQDSNMQGSQVCGQCHVTYYFQPERSNKVNIPWIFGSTADLIEKYYDTRRFYEWIHPISKTPILKARHPEFEHWSRSEHAKVGVSCISCHMPQSSDSKGKTFTNHQVSKALPNYDTVCQDCHTDKQALLTKLETGKAQIDAKAREVELLLVKAHYEAGAAWDAGASWPIMNDAIMAIRHAQWRWDFAMSSHGLYAHNPQEGNELLDTAIEQASYARTALAEVLSMLEVKQVSYPDISTKESAQKAVGIELDKLTEKKQAFIKDEIDKHWPEVSQHGY
- a CDS encoding c-type cytochrome produces the protein MMKNLVKIATCLMLTLSIGGQAYAVDGGNPKKGKHLYKKECKACHSKGDAAGELTPMSKTMSQWDRFFQRDMHKVKPDVFENLSEKDRLDIQQFLYDHAADSDQPQTCG